A genomic region of Gemmata massiliana contains the following coding sequences:
- a CDS encoding sensor histidine kinase codes for MPLHNYPGRLLLATSVSSALLLATSVAVAVYLNAQQLRTAEVLNENIGSRRAAANLHETLVDLAALHERKVTNLEPLFERVRLHLSEIDRLADKGGEQELAQQVTDSFARYLLLCALTDSSVAAEYLTTRMIPECDRLRDFNALEIEKSELDHRTTLRRLTWGFVAVGVLGSAAGLLLGYGLARGLRRAMDSLLIRLQDASGMQEVATVEWQRDGRSVLDGPEGLANRVEQIVRQLQQREQDVRRAERLAAVGQLAAGVAHEIRNPLTSVLLLIQMARLDPAAGALTDADLALIDSELGRIEQSLRTLLDYARPPKLERVKCDLTAVAESAVQLVRGRAGQQGVTVRFIPPEAITLDADPGQLRQVVVNLMLNALDAMPTGGNLELNVGRDGTDATLTVTDTGPGITPAMLPRLFEPFATGKETGVGLGLVVSRRIVEDHGGVLHGFNRPVGGATFVMRLPIG; via the coding sequence ATGCCGCTGCACAATTACCCCGGGCGCCTGCTCCTCGCAACGAGTGTCTCCAGCGCGCTTCTTTTGGCTACGTCCGTGGCGGTTGCCGTTTATCTCAATGCCCAACAGCTCCGAACAGCCGAGGTGCTGAACGAGAACATCGGGAGCCGGCGCGCGGCCGCCAACCTGCACGAGACGCTCGTCGATCTCGCCGCGCTCCACGAGCGGAAGGTGACGAACCTGGAGCCGCTCTTTGAACGGGTGCGGCTTCACCTCTCGGAAATCGATCGCTTGGCCGACAAAGGTGGCGAACAGGAACTCGCGCAACAGGTGACCGATAGCTTTGCCCGATACCTGTTGTTGTGCGCGCTGACTGATAGTTCTGTGGCGGCCGAGTACCTCACGACGCGCATGATTCCGGAGTGCGACCGGTTGCGCGACTTCAACGCCCTAGAGATCGAGAAATCGGAGCTCGACCACCGGACGACCCTGCGCCGGCTGACGTGGGGGTTCGTGGCGGTCGGGGTGCTCGGCTCGGCTGCCGGTCTGTTACTCGGGTACGGGTTGGCGCGCGGGTTGCGCCGGGCGATGGATTCGTTGCTGATCCGGCTTCAGGACGCTTCGGGCATGCAGGAGGTCGCGACCGTTGAGTGGCAGCGCGACGGGCGATCCGTCCTTGACGGACCGGAGGGGCTCGCGAACCGGGTCGAACAGATCGTGCGCCAGCTCCAACAGCGGGAGCAGGACGTGCGCCGGGCGGAGCGCCTGGCCGCGGTAGGGCAACTCGCGGCCGGGGTCGCGCACGAGATCCGGAATCCGCTTACGTCTGTATTATTATTAATTCAAATGGCGCGGTTGGACCCGGCCGCCGGCGCGCTCACGGACGCGGACTTGGCCCTCATCGACAGCGAATTGGGCCGCATCGAACAGTCCCTGAGAACGCTACTCGACTACGCGCGCCCGCCGAAACTGGAGCGCGTGAAGTGCGATCTGACCGCGGTCGCCGAGAGTGCCGTGCAGCTCGTCCGCGGGCGCGCGGGGCAGCAGGGTGTGACGGTCCGGTTCATTCCACCAGAGGCCATCACACTCGACGCGGACCCCGGCCAATTGCGCCAGGTGGTGGTTAACCTGATGCTCAACGCACTGGACGCGATGCCGACGGGCGGTAATCTCGAACTGAACGTCGGGCGCGACGGTACCGACGCCACTCTGACCGTAACCGATACCGGGCCGGGCATCACCCCGGCCATGCTCCCCCGATTGTTCGAGCCGTTCGCGACGGGCAAGGAAACCGGGGTCGGTCTTGGGCTGGTGGTGTCGCGGCGAATTGTAGAAGATCACGGAGGGGTTCTGCACGGGTTCAATCGGCCGGTCGGTGGCGCCACGTTCGTGATGCGCTTGCCCATCGGGTAA